From the Oleiphilus messinensis genome, one window contains:
- the fliS gene encoding flagellar export chaperone FliS: MNAAHQYQQVSTQTSIVDADPHKLIQLLLDGALQRMAMAKNRITAADFEAKNNLINKSIEIVAGLRGFLDFEKGGEVAANLEALYDYIERRLFEANVKNSLEILDECSRLIRSVKEGWDGIRQEVIEKKLV, from the coding sequence ATGAATGCAGCTCATCAGTACCAACAAGTCAGCACCCAAACCAGTATTGTTGATGCCGATCCCCATAAATTGATTCAGCTTTTATTAGATGGTGCGCTGCAGCGCATGGCAATGGCAAAAAACAGAATTACAGCCGCTGACTTCGAAGCAAAAAATAATCTGATTAACAAGAGTATTGAAATTGTTGCGGGTTTGCGTGGTTTTCTGGATTTCGAAAAAGGTGGAGAAGTTGCTGCAAATCTCGAAGCGCTTTACGATTATATTGAACGTAGATTGTTTGAAGCCAATGTGAAAAACAGCTTGGAGATTCTCGATGAATGTTCCCGCCTCATCCGCAGTGTGAAAGAGGGCTGGGACGGCATTCGGCAGGAAGTGATTGAAAAGAAACTGGTTTGA
- a CDS encoding flagellar protein FlaG, with translation MNEIKPSNLNLTLPAKTGDTSGRAALSPQKQPVQAANPSENRVADQQAKAEEQQNTQNALSAQTIAQSKQSEEGSEKQRDKLEQAVTKLNDYIQSVQRDLQFNVDDDSGRMVVKVVDRKTNEVVRQIPDEVALNMARNLQQEEPLSLFTMKV, from the coding sequence ATGAATGAGATTAAACCAAGCAATTTGAACCTGACGCTCCCGGCAAAAACGGGGGATACGTCGGGTCGTGCTGCGTTATCACCTCAGAAACAACCCGTACAGGCGGCAAATCCGTCGGAAAATCGGGTTGCCGATCAGCAAGCCAAGGCAGAAGAGCAGCAGAACACACAAAACGCATTGTCAGCTCAAACCATTGCACAATCTAAACAGTCCGAAGAAGGTTCTGAAAAGCAAAGGGATAAACTCGAGCAAGCAGTGACCAAGTTGAATGATTATATCCAATCCGTTCAACGTGATTTGCAGTTCAATGTGGATGATGATTCCGGCAGAATGGTTGTGAAAGTGGTGGACCGCAAAACAAATGAGGTGGTCAGACAAATCCCAGATGAAGTAGCGTTGAATATGGCGCGGAACTTGCAGCAGGAGGAACCATTAAGTCTGTTTACCATGAAAGTTTAG
- the fliD gene encoding flagellar filament capping protein FliD: MASISSVGIGSGVLTSELIDKLTSAERAPAEARLNAKEEEVSAKLSAYGQLRSAITDLRLPARTLGNPAALRELTFSSSNASISGTVGSSSQPGTYSLEVSKLAQAHTVSTGTFADKDTTTLGTGTLTLQAGTASVNITVDGTNNTLEGLAASINAESSIDVTASVINNGSGFQLVINSNQTGVDNALTLTVNDSDGNHLDTSGLSQLAFNGSANNLTESVIAQDATFDFNGIPITRSSNTIDDLLTGTTFELSGTNAGSPATIKIEEDSEKVADRVEEFIEKFNELKTLVTELTEYNTNDPSASGILLGDSTVRLISSQTRNLLSGVIPGLENANVRSLVDVGVSTNKDTGEILFDRSTFIDALKDHTDDVVALFSDQGRTSDSQVDFVSKTFDSQPGSYAVNITQLATHGAFSGTVDVSAGVTIDANNDTFRISVDGTESSDIVLTAGAYTSADLVTEIQAQIDADTNLKNAGAQIVVGLDGSNQLTFTSTSFGSASKVDFTSVSANSLAQLGIDAIAGTDGLDVAGTINGQTATGVGQQLSLNKEGDDANGISLSITGGTTGNRGTVTVIKGVADRFVDLFTGMIGVDGSLTSRTDGLSAQLLEIDKERSSLDLRVESLRERLVKQFTSADIRINRLNSTMDFISAQLASLSGSSDK, encoded by the coding sequence ATGGCAAGTATTAGTTCTGTGGGAATTGGATCTGGTGTTCTTACCAGCGAACTGATCGATAAACTGACATCTGCCGAACGGGCACCTGCAGAAGCGCGCTTGAACGCCAAAGAAGAAGAGGTGAGTGCGAAGCTGTCTGCATACGGTCAGCTAAGAAGCGCCATCACTGACCTTCGTCTCCCTGCACGTACATTAGGCAACCCTGCCGCACTACGCGAACTCACCTTCAGTTCAAGCAACGCTTCCATATCCGGGACGGTCGGCTCTTCATCTCAACCTGGAACCTACTCGCTTGAAGTCTCCAAATTGGCTCAAGCTCACACCGTATCCACTGGAACCTTTGCAGACAAAGATACCACTACATTGGGGACTGGGACATTAACACTCCAGGCGGGCACTGCGTCGGTGAACATTACTGTTGACGGTACAAATAACACGCTTGAAGGCCTGGCGGCATCAATCAATGCCGAATCATCTATAGATGTAACGGCTTCTGTTATTAATAATGGTTCGGGGTTTCAGTTAGTTATAAACTCCAACCAAACCGGTGTCGATAATGCCTTGACCCTGACTGTAAACGATAGTGATGGCAATCACCTCGATACTTCAGGGCTGTCGCAGCTGGCTTTTAATGGCTCGGCTAATAATCTCACCGAGTCGGTGATCGCACAGGATGCAACTTTTGATTTCAACGGGATACCCATTACGCGTAGCAGTAATACGATCGATGATTTATTGACCGGAACCACTTTTGAGCTTTCCGGCACTAATGCTGGATCACCTGCAACCATTAAAATCGAGGAAGACTCTGAGAAAGTTGCTGATCGGGTTGAAGAGTTCATAGAGAAGTTTAATGAGTTGAAAACCCTGGTCACTGAGCTGACAGAGTACAATACCAACGATCCGTCTGCGTCTGGCATTTTGTTGGGTGATTCAACCGTCAGATTAATTTCTTCCCAGACACGAAACTTGTTAAGCGGCGTCATTCCCGGGCTCGAGAATGCGAACGTTCGGTCTTTGGTTGATGTTGGTGTGTCCACCAACAAAGATACCGGCGAAATCCTGTTTGATCGATCCACCTTCATCGATGCACTTAAAGATCACACGGATGATGTGGTTGCGTTGTTTTCAGATCAGGGCAGAACCTCGGACAGCCAGGTGGATTTCGTCAGTAAAACGTTCGACTCCCAGCCTGGTAGCTATGCTGTAAATATCACCCAGCTCGCAACCCATGGTGCTTTTAGCGGCACTGTGGATGTCAGTGCCGGGGTCACCATTGATGCGAACAATGATACCTTTCGGATTAGTGTGGATGGCACTGAGTCTTCGGATATTGTTCTGACCGCGGGAGCCTATACGTCTGCTGATTTAGTGACCGAAATCCAGGCCCAGATTGACGCAGATACCAATCTGAAAAATGCGGGAGCGCAAATTGTTGTCGGGCTTGACGGCAGTAATCAACTGACCTTTACGTCAACCTCGTTTGGGAGTGCATCCAAGGTCGATTTCACGTCCGTGAGTGCAAACTCGCTCGCTCAATTGGGTATTGATGCGATTGCTGGTACTGATGGTTTAGATGTTGCCGGAACTATTAATGGTCAAACCGCGACCGGGGTTGGCCAGCAACTGTCATTAAATAAAGAGGGGGATGACGCAAACGGGATTTCCCTGAGTATTACCGGTGGTACCACCGGTAATCGTGGCACAGTCACGGTCATCAAAGGTGTTGCAGATCGATTCGTTGATTTGTTTACCGGCATGATTGGTGTCGACGGCTCGCTGACTTCACGAACGGATGGCTTAAGTGCTCAATTGCTCGAAATTGACAAAGAGCGATCCAGCCTTGATTTGCGGGTTGAGTCGCTCCGGGAGCGTTTGGTGAAACAGTTTACATCTGCGGATATCCGGATAAATCGTTTGAACAGCACAATGGATTTTATTTCTGCACAGTTGGCATCATTGTCAGGTAGTTCAGATAAGTAA
- a CDS encoding glycosyltransferase: MIRVFIGYDRAEPVAFSVLSHSIHIRASEPVSITPLMLSQLDNIFNRERNPLQSTDFSFNRFLVPYLSNFEGWSIFMDCDMVVLDDVKNLWDLKNPEYAVQVVKHEHIPKEEHKFLGQVQTKYEKKNWSSVMLFNNAKCKALTPDYVNRASGLELHQFKWLENDGLIGELPNRWNHLVDYDQPKDDIALLHYTQGGPYFDAYRNCGYADVWNQEKARMDTVCQNKTDKQDFKV, translated from the coding sequence ATGATCCGAGTATTTATCGGCTATGACCGTGCTGAGCCCGTTGCTTTCAGCGTGCTATCACACAGCATCCATATCCGGGCGTCTGAACCCGTATCGATTACTCCGCTGATGCTGAGCCAACTCGATAACATTTTTAATCGGGAACGAAATCCTTTGCAATCAACGGATTTTTCTTTCAATCGTTTTTTAGTGCCCTATCTGAGCAATTTTGAAGGCTGGTCTATTTTTATGGATTGTGACATGGTGGTATTAGACGATGTTAAAAACTTGTGGGATTTGAAAAACCCGGAATATGCCGTGCAAGTTGTCAAACATGAACATATTCCCAAAGAAGAACACAAGTTTCTGGGACAGGTGCAAACCAAATATGAAAAGAAAAACTGGTCCAGTGTCATGTTGTTTAACAATGCAAAATGTAAAGCATTAACACCGGACTATGTGAATCGAGCTTCTGGTTTGGAATTACACCAATTTAAATGGCTGGAAAACGATGGCTTGATCGGCGAACTCCCCAATCGATGGAACCACCTTGTGGACTATGATCAGCCGAAGGATGATATCGCGCTACTCCACTATACACAGGGTGGTCCTTATTTTGATGCTTATCGAAATTGTGGATACGCCGACGTATGGAATCAAGAAAAAGCACGAATGGATACAGTGTGTCAGAACAAAACTGACAAGCAGGATTTTAAAGTATAA
- a CDS encoding methyltransferase domain-containing protein → MALFSESYQQQQQQLHEERPDYGVASVQFAPMVSDLINGNNVKELLDYGAGKGRLAQNLKVNHEVQIQMYDPGMPQYAKDPQPKEMVCCIDVLEHIEPEYLDNVLAHLQSLTKRIGFFTVHTGPAAKVLPDGRNAHLIQQPPRWWLPKFLDRFELHQFNKMQNGFFVVVVPLAQQP, encoded by the coding sequence ATGGCATTATTTTCTGAAAGCTATCAACAACAGCAACAACAACTCCATGAAGAACGCCCCGACTATGGCGTCGCCTCGGTACAGTTTGCTCCGATGGTTTCCGATTTAATTAACGGGAACAACGTAAAAGAACTTTTGGACTATGGAGCCGGTAAAGGTCGCCTGGCACAGAACTTAAAAGTAAACCATGAAGTTCAAATACAAATGTATGATCCGGGGATGCCACAATATGCAAAAGATCCGCAACCAAAGGAAATGGTTTGCTGTATTGATGTACTGGAACACATCGAACCTGAATACCTGGACAATGTTCTCGCCCACCTCCAGTCACTCACCAAACGAATCGGTTTTTTTACCGTTCATACCGGGCCTGCCGCAAAGGTCTTACCGGATGGCCGAAATGCTCACCTGATTCAACAACCTCCCCGTTGGTGGCTACCCAAGTTTCTGGACCGGTTTGAATTACATCAGTTTAATAAAATGCAGAATGGCTTCTTCGTAGTAGTTGTACCTTTGGCACAACAACCTTGA